In Modestobacter versicolor, a single genomic region encodes these proteins:
- a CDS encoding M28 family metallopeptidase, whose translation MSLRTRRTGLTLATAAATLAGSVLLAPPAGAGGNPNPNGFAQRVKTAEVMAHLEAFQQIADANGGTRASGTPGYDASGDHVQGLLEEAGYLVERQAFDFTSSTTVTEELTVGGTAVEVVAMEYSPSGTATGLLSALATDDTTPGCEATDFPAAVVGTVVLVSRGSCAFGVKQQLATAAGATGIVVYNNVPDAPLNGTLGGAVGGIPAGGVTQAAGQALLGQVGQPVVLDVVVEITETSTFNLVAQTPYGDPDNVVMLGAHLDSVPEGPGINDNGTGSAAILQTALELADTKPTRNAVRFAWWGAEESGLIGSSEYVASLTEEEAAQITGYLNFDMIGSPNYIIGVYDADQSTYEAPVEVPEGSASLEQVFTDYFDRTRQPWVDTEFSGRSDYQAFIEAGIPASGLFTGADGVKTEEEVALFGGTAGITYDPNYHSPADDLTNVDPTALGINSRAIAYATLSLAQDPTPLDLTDNGRGNGHGGGHGGGHGGGHGGGHGSGDGHGHGHGHDEGHHQAA comes from the coding sequence ATGTCGCTCCGTACGCGCAGGACAGGTCTCACCCTGGCCACTGCTGCCGCCACGCTCGCGGGCTCGGTGCTGCTCGCGCCACCCGCCGGCGCAGGCGGCAACCCCAACCCCAACGGCTTCGCCCAGCGGGTGAAGACCGCCGAGGTCATGGCGCACCTGGAGGCGTTCCAGCAGATCGCCGACGCCAACGGCGGCACCCGGGCGAGCGGCACGCCGGGCTACGACGCCTCCGGTGACCACGTGCAGGGCCTGCTCGAGGAGGCCGGCTACCTGGTCGAACGGCAGGCCTTCGACTTCACCTCCTCCACCACGGTCACCGAGGAGCTCACCGTCGGCGGCACCGCCGTCGAGGTCGTCGCGATGGAGTACTCGCCGTCCGGGACGGCGACCGGGCTGCTGTCAGCCCTGGCCACCGACGACACGACCCCCGGCTGCGAGGCGACGGACTTCCCGGCGGCCGTGGTCGGCACCGTGGTGCTGGTCTCCCGAGGCTCCTGCGCGTTCGGGGTCAAGCAGCAGCTCGCCACGGCGGCCGGGGCGACCGGCATCGTCGTCTACAACAACGTCCCCGACGCGCCGCTCAACGGCACCCTCGGCGGAGCGGTCGGCGGCATCCCGGCCGGCGGCGTCACCCAGGCCGCCGGGCAGGCCCTGCTGGGTCAGGTCGGCCAGCCGGTGGTGCTGGACGTCGTCGTGGAGATCACCGAGACGTCGACGTTCAACCTCGTCGCGCAGACGCCCTACGGCGACCCGGACAACGTCGTCATGCTCGGTGCGCACCTGGACTCGGTGCCCGAGGGCCCGGGGATCAACGACAACGGCACCGGCTCGGCCGCGATCCTGCAGACCGCGCTGGAGCTGGCCGACACCAAGCCGACCCGGAACGCCGTCCGGTTCGCCTGGTGGGGTGCCGAGGAGTCGGGCCTGATCGGCTCGTCGGAGTACGTCGCGTCGCTCACCGAGGAGGAGGCCGCGCAGATCACCGGCTACCTCAACTTCGACATGATCGGGTCGCCGAACTACATCATCGGCGTCTACGACGCTGACCAGTCGACCTACGAGGCGCCGGTCGAGGTGCCCGAGGGCTCGGCGTCGCTGGAGCAGGTGTTCACCGACTACTTCGACCGGACCCGCCAGCCGTGGGTGGACACGGAGTTCTCCGGTCGGTCGGACTACCAGGCGTTCATCGAGGCCGGCATCCCGGCCAGCGGGCTGTTCACCGGTGCCGACGGCGTGAAGACCGAGGAGGAGGTCGCGCTCTTCGGCGGGACGGCGGGGATCACCTACGACCCGAACTACCACTCCCCCGCCGACGACCTCACCAACGTCGACCCGACGGCGCTGGGCATCAACAGCCGGGCGATCGCCTACGCGACGCTGTCGCTCGCGCAGGACCCGACGCCGCTGGACCTCACCGACAACGGCCGGGGCAATGGCCACGGCGGCGGGCACGGCGGCGGGCACGGCGGCGGGCACGGCGGCGGACACGGCTCCGGTGACGGGCACGGCCACGGGCACGGCCACGACGAGGGCCACCACCAGGCGGCCTGA
- a CDS encoding DUF3048 domain-containing protein has product MNARPARRRLAAVLLAGAALGGTVSCGADIVPTSSAAPAPSTTPAPPPPPPPPVLWPLTGLESGPVVPHPALAVKIENSLDARPQTGLNSADIVWEQVVEGGISRFVAVYHSVLPAEVGPVRSVRPMDPAIAAPLHGVFAFSGGQAGYVGAVAEAGMQVLSFDNGNDGFYRIDTRYAPHNVYAAPLTLVAQADAEHQAAPVPQFDLAPTPAQATGATAGTPATRLDLRLSPSARPNWTWDPTYQVWVRAEGTMPAVEADGTPLRATNVVVVRVDVVATSAVDPAGNPVPETVVEGRGEALVASGGRTLPVTWVKNSATDRLVLLGADGNPVLLAPGTTWVELVPNEGGAVTVG; this is encoded by the coding sequence GTGAACGCACGTCCCGCTCGTCGCCGTCTCGCCGCCGTCCTGCTCGCCGGGGCCGCGCTCGGCGGCACCGTCAGCTGCGGCGCCGACATCGTCCCCACCTCGTCCGCCGCGCCCGCCCCGTCGACCACCCCGGCGCCGCCGCCTCCGCCCCCGCCGCCGGTGCTGTGGCCGCTCACCGGGCTGGAGAGCGGCCCGGTCGTGCCGCACCCCGCGCTCGCGGTGAAGATCGAGAACTCGCTCGACGCTCGCCCGCAGACCGGGCTGAACTCCGCCGACATCGTCTGGGAGCAGGTCGTCGAGGGCGGCATCTCCCGCTTCGTCGCCGTCTACCACTCCGTGCTGCCCGCCGAGGTCGGCCCGGTGCGCTCGGTCCGCCCGATGGACCCGGCCATCGCCGCGCCGCTGCACGGGGTGTTCGCCTTCTCCGGCGGCCAGGCCGGCTACGTCGGCGCCGTGGCCGAGGCCGGCATGCAGGTGCTCAGCTTCGACAACGGCAACGACGGCTTCTACCGGATCGACACCCGCTACGCCCCGCACAACGTCTACGCGGCCCCGCTCACGCTCGTCGCGCAGGCCGACGCCGAGCACCAGGCCGCCCCGGTGCCGCAGTTCGACCTGGCGCCGACGCCGGCCCAGGCCACCGGCGCCACCGCGGGCACCCCGGCGACCCGGCTCGACCTGCGCCTGTCGCCGTCGGCCCGCCCGAACTGGACGTGGGACCCGACCTACCAGGTGTGGGTGCGCGCCGAGGGCACGATGCCGGCCGTCGAGGCCGACGGCACCCCGCTGCGCGCCACCAACGTGGTCGTGGTCCGGGTGGACGTCGTCGCCACCAGCGCGGTCGACCCGGCCGGCAACCCCGTGCCGGAGACCGTGGTCGAGGGCCGGGGCGAGGCGCTGGTCGCCAGCGGCGGTCGCACCCTGCCGGTCACCTGGGTGAAGAACTCCGCCACCGACCGGCTCGTGCTGCTCGGGGCCGACGGCAACCCGGTGCTGCTCGCACCGGGCACCACCTGGGTCGAGCTCGTGCCCAACGAGGGCGGCGCCGTCACCGTCGGGTGA
- a CDS encoding metallophosphoesterase family protein produces MARTPDDGDQLSLPFPTSRTARARHAARRAGAVLGRVLQGAVRWLLRLVLPLLAAAAMLQAFPYHATVQGVPFEVQGTLFTRPGLSADTTLGSWEFPDVSGVPFGVHVSPEDVDVLELTRLADGDLPGFVERLQADFAAQLPRIAAWLVAEFLLGLAIGLTAAAAINMSVRYLRGRPRREHELRYRALEAGVAVLVTVAVAAYGVLTYNPDWVRDSRLTGTLAAAQLFPDQLSAYYSQQSKALDVLGSVVGIQAALQAQIEDDQTPETALRIMYVSDMHLAANWPLVGQYATNYDVDLIINTGDESAFGTELELTPTYLASIAAVTSTTPMLWIPGNHDSPATATVMATVPGVTVLGTKTATADGYRVTAGVVQAYGLTIAGLGDPRVYGGPGPYGSDDTAVTEPLERESVADAVGRPDEDEEDGDTTSSAPADGAAVERPDPIDVFAVHEPVQAEAVHEELPGLVRQTVSGHVHAQNDSADIQDDDTIDLVEGSTGAGGLDNIVRGTERPPVEFSIGSVGADCQFTRVIRFSIAPKADAAILVEGATSGDTPQAYGDDVTASTVYFRPQDVEPDRTCGTQLGIGTEQPWPGSG; encoded by the coding sequence ATGGCACGCACCCCGGACGACGGCGACCAGCTCTCCCTGCCCTTCCCCACCAGCCGCACGGCCCGGGCCCGGCACGCCGCCCGCCGCGCCGGCGCGGTGCTCGGCCGGGTGCTGCAGGGCGCCGTGCGGTGGCTGCTCCGGCTCGTCCTCCCGCTGCTCGCCGCGGCCGCGATGCTGCAGGCTTTCCCGTACCACGCGACCGTGCAGGGCGTCCCGTTCGAGGTGCAGGGCACGCTGTTCACCCGCCCGGGCCTCTCCGCGGACACCACCCTGGGCAGCTGGGAGTTCCCCGACGTCAGCGGGGTGCCGTTCGGCGTGCACGTCAGCCCCGAGGACGTCGACGTCCTGGAGCTGACCCGGCTCGCCGACGGCGACCTGCCCGGGTTCGTGGAGCGGCTGCAGGCCGACTTCGCCGCCCAGCTGCCGCGGATCGCCGCCTGGCTGGTCGCCGAGTTCCTGCTCGGGCTGGCGATCGGGCTGACCGCGGCCGCGGCGATCAACATGTCGGTGCGCTACCTGCGGGGCCGGCCGCGGCGGGAGCACGAGCTGCGGTACCGGGCGCTCGAGGCCGGGGTGGCGGTGCTGGTCACCGTGGCCGTCGCGGCGTACGGCGTCCTGACCTACAACCCGGACTGGGTGCGCGACTCCCGGCTCACCGGCACGCTGGCCGCCGCGCAGCTGTTCCCCGACCAGCTGTCGGCCTACTACTCGCAGCAGTCGAAGGCGCTGGACGTGCTCGGCTCGGTGGTCGGCATCCAGGCGGCGCTGCAGGCGCAGATCGAGGACGACCAGACGCCGGAGACGGCGCTGCGGATCATGTACGTCTCGGACATGCACCTGGCCGCGAACTGGCCGCTGGTCGGGCAGTACGCCACCAACTACGACGTCGACCTGATCATCAACACCGGCGACGAGAGCGCGTTCGGCACCGAGCTGGAGCTCACGCCGACCTACCTGGCGAGCATCGCCGCGGTCACCTCGACCACCCCGATGCTGTGGATCCCCGGCAACCACGACTCCCCGGCGACGGCCACGGTGATGGCCACCGTCCCCGGCGTCACCGTGCTGGGCACCAAGACCGCCACCGCGGACGGCTACCGGGTCACCGCCGGGGTCGTGCAGGCCTACGGGCTCACCATCGCCGGCCTCGGCGACCCGCGGGTGTACGGCGGCCCGGGCCCGTACGGCTCCGACGACACCGCGGTGACCGAGCCGCTGGAACGCGAGTCGGTCGCGGACGCGGTCGGCCGCCCCGACGAGGACGAGGAGGACGGCGACACCACGTCCTCCGCTCCGGCGGACGGCGCGGCGGTCGAGCGGCCCGACCCGATCGACGTCTTCGCCGTCCACGAGCCGGTGCAGGCCGAGGCGGTGCACGAGGAGCTGCCCGGGCTGGTCCGGCAGACGGTCTCCGGGCACGTCCACGCCCAGAACGACAGCGCCGACATCCAGGACGACGACACGATCGACCTGGTCGAGGGGTCGACCGGCGCGGGCGGCCTGGACAACATCGTGCGCGGCACCGAGCGGCCACCGGTGGAGTTCAGCATCGGGTCGGTGGGCGCGGACTGCCAGTTCACCCGGGTCATCCGCTTCTCGATCGCGCCGAAGGCGGACGCGGCGATCCTGGTCGAGGGCGCGACCAGCGGGGACACCCCGCAGGCCTACGGCGACGACGTCACCGCCTCCACCGTGTACTTCCGGCCGCAGGACGTCGAGCCGGACCGCACCTGCGGCACCCAGCTCGGCATCGGCACCGAGCAGCCCTGGCCCGGGTCGGGCTGA
- a CDS encoding peroxidase family protein, which yields MHRHAQEEYHVVGEGIVGQDGQGAPCRRRPTTVERERRFQFSRLGPQGGADLDDAVLQAVAEAMTAPTVEHADADGVPAGYTYLGQFVDHDLTKDVTGKALGTELTVEALLQGRSPTLDLDSLYGRGPWHLYDRKYYSGDAHLRMGVTAGSPFPPADPVAQADQPGFDLPRVGVDPTRPQTAADKRAPLIPDARNDENLAVAQTHLAFIRFHNRVVDTLAADGVAEDDLFEQARRIVVRHYQWMMATDYLPRICDPAVVEDVFTHGRRFFEADAPYPACRPTMPIEFSVAAFRLGHSQVRGRYQWNRVFSTGGPGGPATLLQLFAFSGVSGALDNLSLQQLDEPDASPESLRLPSNWIADFGRLYDFAEAQRPELTPDGGPDRAKRIDTGLVDPLAQLPAGSFGGRAPEAPSTAMQRNLAFRNLKRAAMVDLASGPQLAAMMQVEPLTREQVLTGAGDVVVTGLSTEQADALVERTPLWFYVLREAELNGGRLAGVGARIVAEVFHRAMEGSCTSIVREPGWRPALGPDEDTFRMVDLLLHAADGRAEVINPLGTAAPAPVAPAPRAPGDEPVRLSPVA from the coding sequence GTGCACCGTCACGCGCAGGAGGAGTACCACGTCGTCGGCGAGGGGATCGTCGGCCAGGACGGGCAGGGCGCGCCGTGCCGCCGCCGGCCCACCACGGTGGAGCGGGAACGCCGGTTCCAGTTCTCCCGGCTCGGCCCGCAGGGCGGTGCCGACCTGGACGACGCCGTGCTGCAGGCGGTCGCCGAGGCGATGACCGCGCCCACCGTCGAGCACGCCGACGCCGACGGTGTGCCGGCCGGCTACACCTACCTCGGCCAGTTCGTCGACCACGACCTGACCAAGGACGTCACCGGCAAGGCGCTGGGCACTGAGCTCACCGTCGAGGCGCTGCTGCAGGGCCGCTCGCCGACGCTGGACCTCGACTCGCTGTACGGGCGGGGTCCGTGGCACCTCTACGACCGGAAGTACTACTCCGGCGACGCGCACCTGCGGATGGGCGTCACCGCCGGCAGCCCGTTCCCGCCTGCCGACCCGGTGGCGCAGGCCGACCAGCCCGGCTTCGACCTGCCCCGGGTGGGCGTCGACCCGACCCGGCCGCAGACGGCGGCGGACAAGCGCGCCCCGCTCATCCCGGACGCGCGCAACGACGAGAACCTGGCCGTCGCGCAGACGCACCTGGCGTTCATCCGGTTCCACAACCGGGTCGTCGACACCCTCGCCGCGGACGGCGTCGCGGAGGACGACCTGTTCGAGCAGGCACGCCGGATCGTCGTCCGGCACTACCAGTGGATGATGGCCACCGACTACCTGCCGCGGATCTGCGACCCCGCGGTCGTCGAGGACGTGTTCACCCACGGCCGCCGGTTCTTCGAGGCCGACGCGCCCTACCCGGCCTGCCGGCCGACGATGCCGATCGAGTTCTCGGTCGCGGCGTTCCGGCTCGGCCACAGCCAGGTCCGCGGCCGGTACCAGTGGAACCGGGTCTTCAGCACCGGCGGCCCGGGGGGCCCGGCGACGCTGCTCCAGCTCTTCGCCTTCAGCGGCGTCTCCGGCGCGCTGGACAACCTGTCGCTGCAGCAGCTGGACGAACCGGACGCCTCGCCGGAGTCGCTGCGGCTGCCGAGCAACTGGATCGCCGACTTCGGCCGGCTCTACGACTTCGCCGAGGCCCAGCGCCCGGAGCTGACGCCGGACGGCGGACCGGACCGGGCCAAGCGCATCGACACCGGCCTGGTCGACCCGCTGGCCCAGCTGCCCGCCGGCAGCTTCGGCGGTCGCGCCCCCGAGGCGCCGAGCACGGCGATGCAGCGGAACCTGGCCTTCCGCAACCTCAAGCGCGCCGCGATGGTCGACCTGGCCAGCGGGCCGCAGCTGGCCGCGATGATGCAGGTCGAGCCGCTGACCCGGGAGCAGGTCCTCACCGGGGCCGGGGACGTCGTGGTCACCGGGCTGAGCACCGAGCAGGCCGACGCCCTCGTCGAGCGGACGCCGCTGTGGTTCTACGTGCTGCGCGAGGCCGAGCTCAACGGCGGCCGGCTGGCCGGGGTGGGTGCGCGGATCGTGGCGGAGGTCTTCCACCGGGCGATGGAGGGCAGCTGCACTTCGATCGTGCGCGAGCCCGGCTGGCGGCCGGCGCTGGGCCCGGACGAGGACACCTTCCGGATGGTCGACCTGCTGCTGCACGCCGCCGACGGCCGGGCCGAGGTCATCAACCCGCTCGGCACGGCCGCCCCGGCGCCCGTCGCACCGGCCCCCCGGGCGCCGGGCGACGAGCCGGTGCGGCTCTCTCCGGTGGCCTGA
- a CDS encoding S8 family peptidase, giving the protein MPALLVVDRAVPLVRDVIGRRDGWTSVGTGGLRRIDLPDAVYASARERCTGVDEDRVMAVPVSGAPMHMRGEGAPMPTRAQLRDRRDSPGGAWTGEGVLVGTVDTGVQPHPWLAGGYLSAPSDFEPHPAAGDGAGPTEPLEVGHGTFIAGLVLQQAPAAGVWVERALGPTGEALSSQVAEAAMTLARRGVQVLNLSLGCFADDPNSREVMQQLVDDLHAVSPEMVVVAAAGNLGGPGEPATPEDFWPAALRDVVAVGAVETPTSTRWAEWSNRGRWVDLAAPGSRLVSTFVEGTVATTDGEQLRYEGWARWSGTSFAAAVAAGAIARLMTGRRPLTAKEAVAALRSGAYSSGWTRPDGAVPAVPVVRLATWDQQQAAPTAA; this is encoded by the coding sequence GTGCCCGCACTCCTCGTCGTCGACCGCGCCGTCCCGCTCGTCCGGGACGTGATCGGCCGGCGCGACGGCTGGACGTCCGTCGGTACCGGCGGGCTCCGCCGGATCGACCTGCCCGACGCCGTCTACGCCTCGGCGCGGGAGCGCTGCACGGGGGTGGACGAGGACCGGGTCATGGCCGTGCCGGTCTCCGGCGCACCGATGCACATGCGCGGCGAGGGTGCACCGATGCCCACCCGCGCCCAGCTGCGCGACCGCCGCGACTCCCCCGGTGGCGCGTGGACCGGCGAGGGCGTGCTGGTCGGCACGGTCGACACCGGTGTGCAGCCGCACCCGTGGCTGGCCGGCGGCTACCTGTCCGCACCGTCGGACTTCGAGCCGCACCCCGCCGCCGGCGACGGCGCCGGCCCGACCGAGCCGCTCGAGGTCGGGCACGGCACGTTCATCGCCGGGCTGGTGCTCCAGCAGGCCCCCGCCGCCGGCGTCTGGGTGGAGCGGGCGCTCGGCCCGACCGGCGAGGCGCTGTCCAGCCAGGTCGCCGAGGCGGCGATGACCCTGGCCCGGCGCGGGGTGCAGGTGCTGAACCTGTCGCTGGGCTGCTTCGCCGACGACCCGAACTCCCGCGAGGTCATGCAGCAGCTGGTCGACGACCTGCACGCGGTGAGCCCGGAGATGGTGGTCGTCGCCGCCGCGGGCAACCTCGGCGGCCCGGGCGAGCCGGCGACGCCGGAGGACTTCTGGCCGGCCGCGCTGCGCGACGTCGTCGCGGTGGGTGCCGTGGAGACGCCCACGTCGACGCGGTGGGCGGAGTGGAGCAACCGCGGCCGCTGGGTCGACCTGGCCGCACCCGGGTCCCGGCTGGTCAGCACGTTCGTCGAGGGCACGGTCGCCACCACCGACGGCGAGCAGCTGCGCTACGAGGGCTGGGCCCGGTGGTCGGGGACGTCGTTCGCCGCCGCCGTCGCCGCGGGCGCGATCGCCCGGCTGATGACCGGTCGCCGGCCGCTCACCGCGAAGGAGGCCGTCGCGGCGCTGCGCAGCGGCGCGTACTCCTCCGGGTGGACCCGTCCCGACGGCGCCGTCCCGGCCGTCCCGGTGGTCCGGCTGGCCACCTGGGACCAGCAGCAGGCCGCCCCGACCGCCGCCTGA
- a CDS encoding CHAT domain-containing protein produces the protein MTAARTLAEQALREYLADPVAGRAAATRARDEALAERDWSTASLAERVLALIAGHLADSVAAQRHGEAAVRHGTRAGDAGAVALARADLAYVHARCGRTQAALRELARVPDVPGPDAGSLLMKRALALETLGRWNAALETYERALRVVRRSGDGQELGLLLANRGVLHIRLGRAGAAEHDFLEADALLATVGSGMHRTIVQHNLGYVAALRGHVPLALSRYDDAERGYLEHREVPLELWMDRCELLLAAGLGAEARAAAQRAVELATARREPAELAEARLRLAQAALADGDPAAAQDLADSAARALSRQRRPGWAALAYWTRLQACAVQQPDGVDVPLLRRAATRLERAGWPGTALEARLQAAQVALALGRRDTALADLAQVRAARSTGPVWHRQLGWHAEALHRLSTGDRTGALRAAARGIALVDEHRATLGATDLRAAASGRAEALAALGLELAVAGGRAETVWCWTERTRAAALLRPPAQPRDTEDVETDLAELRALVRQHQQAAQAAEPDPALVRRQVQLEERIRRAPRRADGDGGPGQRFEPRQVLAALGERALVEFAVVDGRLTAVVAVAGRVRVHRLGPVDAVAREMHHLFFALRRMAGPVAGPGLRSRLATAAARIDAAVLAPLAAEFGDRDLVVVPTQPLHALPWSVLPSCRGRAVSVAPSAALWLTATGRPMPAGGRTVLVAGPDLVHAELEVKELAELHPGATVLTGDRARVADVLTATAGAALVHLAAHGRFRADAPQFSALDLADGPLTGHDVERLPVAPGCAVLSACETGTTAVLAGGELLGLAASLLAIGVRTVIAPVLQVPDAETAPLMTGLHSGLRAGQPAAAALAAAAERAAAGSDADAATAAAFICVGA, from the coding sequence ATGACCGCAGCGCGCACGCTCGCCGAGCAGGCGCTGCGGGAGTACCTCGCCGACCCGGTGGCCGGACGGGCCGCGGCGACCCGGGCGCGGGACGAGGCGCTGGCCGAGCGGGACTGGTCGACGGCGTCGCTCGCCGAGCGCGTGCTGGCGCTGATCGCCGGTCACCTCGCCGACAGCGTCGCCGCCCAGCGGCACGGCGAGGCCGCCGTACGGCACGGCACGCGGGCCGGCGACGCCGGGGCGGTGGCGCTGGCGCGGGCCGACCTCGCCTACGTGCACGCCCGCTGCGGGCGCACCCAGGCGGCGCTGCGCGAGCTCGCCCGGGTGCCGGACGTCCCGGGCCCGGACGCCGGCAGCCTGCTGATGAAGCGCGCGCTGGCCCTGGAGACCCTCGGCCGCTGGAACGCCGCGCTGGAGACCTACGAGCGGGCGCTGCGCGTCGTCCGGAGGTCCGGCGACGGGCAGGAGCTGGGCCTCCTGCTGGCCAACCGGGGCGTGCTGCACATCCGGCTCGGCCGGGCCGGCGCGGCCGAGCACGACTTCCTGGAGGCCGACGCGCTGCTGGCGACCGTCGGCTCCGGCATGCACCGCACGATCGTCCAGCACAACCTCGGCTACGTCGCCGCGCTGCGGGGCCACGTACCGCTCGCGCTGTCCCGCTACGACGACGCCGAGCGCGGCTACCTGGAGCACCGCGAGGTCCCGCTCGAGCTGTGGATGGACCGCTGCGAGCTGCTGCTCGCCGCCGGTCTCGGTGCCGAGGCGCGGGCGGCCGCGCAGCGGGCCGTCGAGCTGGCCACCGCGCGCCGCGAGCCGGCCGAGCTGGCCGAGGCCCGGCTCCGGCTGGCCCAGGCGGCCCTGGCCGACGGCGACCCGGCGGCCGCCCAGGACCTCGCCGACTCCGCCGCCCGCGCGCTGTCCCGGCAGCGGCGGCCCGGCTGGGCGGCGCTGGCGTACTGGACCCGGCTGCAGGCCTGCGCCGTCCAGCAGCCGGACGGCGTCGACGTGCCGCTGCTGCGCCGGGCGGCCACCCGGCTGGAGCGGGCCGGCTGGCCGGGCACCGCGCTGGAGGCCCGGCTGCAGGCGGCGCAGGTGGCGCTGGCCCTCGGCCGCCGGGACACCGCGCTGGCCGACCTGGCGCAGGTCCGGGCGGCGCGCTCGACCGGCCCGGTCTGGCACCGGCAGCTGGGCTGGCACGCCGAGGCGCTGCACCGGCTGTCCACCGGCGACCGCACCGGTGCGCTGCGGGCGGCGGCCCGCGGCATCGCCCTGGTCGACGAGCACCGGGCCACCCTCGGCGCCACCGACCTGCGGGCGGCGGCCTCCGGGCGGGCCGAGGCCCTCGCCGCCCTCGGGCTGGAGCTGGCCGTGGCCGGGGGCCGGGCGGAGACGGTGTGGTGCTGGACAGAGCGCACCCGGGCCGCGGCGCTGCTCCGGCCGCCGGCGCAGCCCCGCGACACCGAGGACGTCGAGACCGACCTCGCCGAGCTGCGTGCCCTGGTCCGGCAGCACCAGCAGGCGGCGCAGGCCGCCGAGCCCGACCCGGCGCTGGTGCGCCGCCAGGTGCAGCTGGAGGAGCGCATCCGGCGGGCTCCCCGCCGGGCCGACGGCGACGGCGGGCCGGGGCAGCGGTTCGAGCCGCGGCAGGTGCTCGCCGCGCTGGGGGAGCGGGCGCTCGTCGAGTTCGCCGTCGTCGACGGCCGGCTGACCGCGGTGGTCGCCGTCGCCGGTCGGGTCCGGGTGCACCGGCTGGGGCCGGTCGACGCGGTCGCCCGGGAGATGCACCACCTGTTCTTCGCGCTGCGGCGGATGGCCGGGCCGGTGGCCGGGCCGGGGCTGCGGAGCCGGCTGGCCACGGCGGCCGCCCGGATCGACGCCGCGGTGCTCGCGCCGCTGGCCGCGGAGTTCGGTGACCGCGACCTCGTCGTCGTCCCCACCCAGCCGCTGCACGCGCTGCCCTGGTCGGTGCTGCCCTCCTGCCGGGGCCGGGCGGTGTCCGTGGCGCCGTCGGCTGCGCTCTGGCTCACCGCGACCGGCCGCCCGATGCCGGCCGGCGGGCGCACCGTGCTGGTGGCCGGGCCGGACCTCGTGCACGCCGAGCTGGAGGTCAAGGAGCTGGCCGAGCTGCACCCGGGCGCCACGGTGCTCACCGGCGACCGGGCCCGGGTCGCCGACGTGCTCACCGCGACGGCCGGCGCCGCGCTGGTGCACCTGGCCGCGCACGGCCGCTTCCGGGCCGACGCCCCGCAGTTCTCCGCGCTCGACCTGGCCGACGGTCCGCTCACCGGGCACGACGTCGAGCGGCTGCCGGTGGCCCCGGGGTGCGCCGTGCTGTCGGCCTGCGAGACCGGCACGACCGCCGTCCTGGCCGGCGGCGAGCTGCTCGGGCTGGCCGCCTCGCTGCTCGCGATCGGCGTGCGCACGGTGATCGCCCCGGTGCTCCAGGTGCCCGACGCGGAGACCGCCCCGCTGATGACCGGGCTGCACTCCGGGCTCCGGGCCGGGCAGCCGGCCGCGGCCGCGCTCGCCGCGGCGGCCGAGCGGGCGGCGGCGGGTTCCGACGCCGACGCCGCCACCGCGGCGGCCTTCATCTGCGTGGGTGCGTGA
- a CDS encoding RNA polymerase sigma factor — protein sequence MQTAPDPPPRAAWLVTAPEVSTADLVRAAATGDRGAWDTLVGRYAGLVWSVARGHRLQGEDAADVFQTTWLRLVEQLPRIREPERVGAWLATTARRECLRVLRRSGRETVSRAEVLEAVPDDVPGFDESLVRAEQREALWHHLQTSSDRCRRLLRVLVADPPLSYTEVAEVLEMPIGSIGPTRRRCLEQLRRRLEEAGVDVDL from the coding sequence GTGCAGACAGCTCCCGACCCGCCGCCGCGCGCGGCCTGGCTCGTGACCGCGCCGGAGGTCTCGACGGCGGACCTGGTCCGGGCTGCCGCCACCGGCGACCGCGGCGCCTGGGACACGCTGGTCGGGCGGTACGCCGGGCTGGTCTGGTCGGTGGCCCGCGGCCACCGGCTGCAGGGGGAGGACGCCGCCGACGTCTTCCAGACGACCTGGCTGCGGCTGGTCGAGCAGTTGCCGCGGATCCGCGAGCCCGAGCGGGTCGGCGCCTGGCTGGCCACCACCGCGCGGCGGGAGTGCCTGCGGGTGCTGCGCCGGTCGGGCCGGGAGACCGTGAGCCGGGCCGAGGTGCTGGAGGCGGTGCCCGACGACGTGCCGGGGTTCGACGAGAGCCTGGTGCGGGCTGAGCAGCGAGAGGCCCTGTGGCACCACCTGCAGACGTCGTCCGACCGGTGCCGGCGGCTGCTGCGAGTGCTGGTCGCCGACCCGCCGCTGAGCTACACGGAGGTGGCGGAGGTGCTGGAGATGCCGATCGGCAGCATCGGGCCGACCCGGCGCCGCTGCCTGGAGCAGCTGCGCCGGCGGCTGGAGGAGGCGGGCGTCGATGTCGACCTCTGA